From a region of the Aeoliella mucimassa genome:
- a CDS encoding LamG-like jellyroll fold domain-containing protein, whose amino-acid sequence MNIPEPIHDHLEDYLDGNLSEQGFQMISVWVNEQPDAAEALSQWLVWQVSMRDLQRIEGMQAMFADESTDQPASAAADADSLLRSIAAHELPATNSQPPSAAEARWWNSHLVQGMLAASLALVMGWGVWTYIWSGPGNGNQVAIEQNSESDQKPVAEPSMVRPVNASAYLGRLTNCEWTKKSFREGTALVPGSELSLEEGRAELIFDSGAKVSARGPCTLKIDDDAAFTLVVGDVSVEASFGFKVSTPSGVVIDLGTAFGVSVDSAGGSEVHVFEGEVAFQARGATDSTPKKSIVLQKDQACRYSVGGISLDEFKANESKFAWRSRELLSDDQVPDLQIRDGLVLWLAADRFVETDDQNGVICWRDLLVVPNSSAEDALQPAAKYRPVLTEDGLNGKPSLRFGGEGAFLLTPPLYTANEQTAFVVFALNDANPVFQPILNYNGPPQRIPQSVGDRVDPGVFQIFARDGNRDGRHAIIGHVFSGYEQGSRTSIVSEVGAFERAQTGEPLVVGFRHNPESRTLSLYVNGQEAATQQAVVDVGGTSRKLFGQHPIYDDGSMIFHGDLGEVLIFNRSLSDREVVDVSSYLIKRFDLE is encoded by the coding sequence ATGAATATTCCCGAACCTATCCACGATCACCTCGAAGACTATCTAGACGGAAATCTCTCGGAGCAGGGATTCCAGATGATCTCCGTATGGGTCAACGAACAGCCCGACGCCGCCGAAGCGTTGTCGCAGTGGCTCGTTTGGCAAGTCTCCATGCGCGATTTGCAGCGTATCGAAGGCATGCAGGCGATGTTTGCCGACGAATCGACCGACCAACCAGCCTCTGCTGCGGCTGATGCGGATAGTCTGCTTCGTTCGATCGCCGCACACGAGTTACCCGCGACGAACTCTCAACCGCCAAGTGCTGCTGAGGCTCGCTGGTGGAACTCGCATCTGGTGCAGGGAATGTTAGCTGCCTCGCTAGCGCTGGTGATGGGGTGGGGAGTATGGACTTACATTTGGTCAGGACCGGGAAACGGGAATCAGGTCGCGATAGAACAGAACTCTGAATCCGATCAAAAGCCTGTTGCCGAGCCCTCGATGGTCCGCCCGGTGAATGCCTCGGCCTATTTGGGAAGACTGACGAACTGCGAGTGGACCAAAAAGTCGTTCCGCGAAGGCACCGCGCTGGTTCCTGGTTCCGAGTTATCGCTAGAAGAAGGACGGGCGGAGCTGATTTTTGACTCCGGAGCCAAGGTATCGGCCCGCGGTCCTTGCACACTGAAGATCGACGACGACGCTGCGTTCACGTTGGTGGTGGGCGATGTCTCGGTGGAAGCCTCGTTTGGATTTAAAGTATCGACACCTAGCGGTGTGGTTATCGATCTCGGCACTGCGTTCGGGGTTTCGGTCGATTCCGCCGGTGGTTCGGAAGTGCACGTGTTCGAGGGCGAAGTCGCCTTCCAGGCGCGTGGGGCGACCGATTCGACGCCCAAGAAATCGATCGTGCTACAGAAAGATCAGGCATGTCGCTACTCGGTGGGAGGAATCTCGCTCGATGAGTTCAAGGCCAATGAGTCGAAGTTTGCCTGGCGCAGCCGCGAACTCCTGAGCGACGATCAGGTGCCCGATTTGCAGATCCGGGATGGACTCGTGCTGTGGCTGGCGGCCGATCGGTTCGTGGAGACCGACGACCAGAACGGAGTGATTTGCTGGCGCGATCTTCTAGTGGTGCCGAATAGTTCGGCGGAAGACGCTTTGCAACCAGCGGCCAAGTACCGCCCGGTGCTTACCGAAGATGGTTTGAACGGGAAACCCTCGCTGCGTTTTGGCGGCGAAGGTGCCTTTCTGCTGACTCCTCCACTGTACACCGCGAATGAACAAACCGCGTTTGTGGTCTTCGCGCTGAACGATGCGAATCCCGTCTTTCAGCCGATCTTGAACTACAACGGCCCCCCACAGCGTATTCCGCAGTCAGTCGGCGACAGAGTGGATCCAGGCGTGTTTCAAATCTTCGCCCGCGATGGCAACCGCGATGGTCGTCATGCCATTATTGGCCATGTGTTCTCGGGGTACGAGCAGGGGAGTCGAACTTCGATTGTGAGCGAAGTGGGGGCTTTCGAGCGTGCGCAGACCGGCGAACCGTTGGTCGTCGGATTTCGACATAATCCAGAGTCGCGTACCTTGAGTTTGTACGTGAATGGCCAGGAAGCGGCAACGCAGCAAGCGGTGGTCGATGTCGGTGGGACCTCACGTAAGCTATTCGGCCAACATCCGATTTACGACGATGGTTCGATGATCTTTCACGGCGATTTAGGCGAAGTGTTGATTTTTAATCGGTCACTTTCCGATCGCGAGGTCGTTGACGTGTCGTCCTATCTCATAAAACGTTTTGATTTAGAATAG
- a CDS encoding sigma-70 family RNA polymerase sigma factor → MDHDAEFDESPHDAGSPGPSSDGEGLAAQWERARTAVFALLLAKIGSLHDAEDVLQEVAVCVARDYHKYDPERPFVAWALGIARNQALMYFRKKSRDRLAFGDDMIHLIQAHLEQNPAPASEYQREALHACVQALSPDRRSLLRMRYGSDSDLADIAEKQGKSVASVKGQLYRIRKILLLCVKRRLATP, encoded by the coding sequence ATGGATCACGACGCGGAATTCGACGAGTCCCCCCACGACGCGGGGTCTCCAGGTCCCTCCAGCGATGGGGAAGGCTTGGCGGCTCAGTGGGAGCGTGCGCGTACAGCCGTGTTTGCGTTGCTGCTGGCGAAGATTGGCTCGTTGCACGATGCCGAGGATGTGCTGCAGGAGGTCGCGGTCTGTGTGGCGCGCGACTACCACAAGTACGATCCCGAAAGACCATTTGTGGCCTGGGCGTTGGGCATCGCCCGCAATCAGGCTCTCATGTACTTTCGCAAGAAAAGTCGCGACCGCCTGGCATTTGGCGACGACATGATTCACCTGATCCAGGCCCACCTGGAACAAAACCCCGCCCCCGCATCGGAGTACCAACGCGAAGCGTTGCACGCATGCGTGCAAGCCTTGTCGCCTGATCGGCGGTCGCTGTTGCGAATGCGATACGGCAGCGACAGCGACCTAGCTGATATTGCAGAGAAACAAGGTAAATCGGTAGCAAGTGTCAAAGGACAGCTCTACCGGATTCGAAAAATATTGCTGCTTTGTGTGAAACGCCGCTTAGCGACCCCTTAG
- a CDS encoding beta strand repeat-containing protein, translated as MTTAARNVPSQWALQSLLTFTWASFCALLAVLYATTVSANTVSWNNGTGSFTGSPNWSYNSAGTLTTTDNPFNLVGAAGGSGGENILLIGNEGDVTLNVANQGPFSDNSLYELRIGTLAGEADLSALDGGANYQGNGTLTVNNVGLILFNDGVGSGNLIIGGADGISGTMNWNSSETLLANGQLRVGQNGVGVFHQNGGSVQVATTSLATPATRIGTGVGTGTYNLNDGSLQIGSADDGTGLEAVATLDIGYGSNATGTLNLGDSVGSSGSASLSTWGDVVIGGSNGLLNIASDGELLVNYASGRANSARILIGNGGGDTGAILQDGGTLHSDGLMRLGFNTGTASYTLNGSAGSVNVRAFEAYQNVDINFNLDAGGATPIVVDGNTSTAGDTAAGNSVTLSNPTLNITGLTSYSSLSDILLFEQADASASLSGSFSNLIQGQVVGQNSGGSSFYLNLYGGDGNDIVLQSTLPSSSTDGLVWNTSAANFDSGWASGNGSFGVASFPVDPFANLPNLYLGNSGTATFDDTTNTNSGTTVQNMFIGTNQAAAIIAGRNGNGTLTVNGSQDLTIDDSAANGATGFFTVGEQGFTGTVNWNSTGTLDAQGKFRVGRDGGTGVFNQSNGIVLGGTTGGGGKYLAIGDSPGSVGTYNLNGGALYPDGQGGGATLRQFRVGYSQATGTLKVGDGLGAASSALFESEDDLWIGGNNGNGTLIIESDGEVHLVGNNAPLFIGYLGGEPGAQGLGVQNGGTLITEAVFSIGQGEGSVGEYQLNGGSVLAANDGGGDVRIGGGGGNGTLRVSGTASFSTLGNLFIAEAGGQGTVGLLELTGSQASFTVNRFENAPGTGGPGNGNDETIRWVADNNGITPIVIAATSGTNVLQLQDPVEVTANTGTNGSGDLTGDGIALELDLSALTGDHTLTLMDNQSEEEVIGFFELGDTLDLYEEGEAILDTGFNGTVTISYLGGTGNDVILSLIANSALFGDYNDDGMVDLADYTVWRDNLGASLTLPGEDPSQTPGQVTMEDYNVWKSNFGQSLSASVSSHNVPEPSSVALVAFSLFVVVGLTSKSRKADRAA; from the coding sequence ATGACAACCGCCGCGAGAAATGTTCCATCGCAGTGGGCACTGCAATCTCTTTTGACGTTTACCTGGGCTAGTTTCTGTGCGTTGCTGGCAGTGCTTTACGCCACGACGGTGTCGGCCAACACGGTGAGCTGGAACAATGGTACCGGTTCGTTTACCGGCTCGCCCAACTGGTCCTACAACTCGGCCGGCACGCTCACTACCACCGACAACCCATTCAACTTAGTTGGAGCTGCCGGAGGTTCTGGCGGCGAGAACATCCTGCTCATTGGTAACGAAGGCGACGTCACCCTCAACGTCGCTAACCAGGGGCCCTTTTCCGACAATTCTCTCTATGAACTGCGAATCGGCACACTTGCCGGTGAAGCCGACCTCTCGGCCCTCGACGGTGGTGCCAACTACCAAGGCAATGGTACTCTCACGGTTAACAACGTCGGACTCATCCTCTTTAACGACGGTGTCGGCTCAGGCAATCTCATCATCGGTGGAGCCGATGGCATCTCGGGCACGATGAATTGGAACTCGTCCGAAACACTGCTCGCCAATGGTCAGCTGCGTGTCGGACAGAATGGCGTCGGTGTGTTTCACCAGAATGGTGGCTCGGTTCAAGTTGCGACCACTTCGCTGGCAACTCCTGCTACTCGCATAGGCACCGGTGTCGGTACCGGCACTTACAACCTGAACGATGGTAGTTTACAAATCGGCTCGGCCGACGATGGCACCGGGCTCGAAGCGGTCGCTACGCTTGACATTGGTTACGGCAGCAACGCAACCGGTACCCTAAACCTCGGCGACTCCGTTGGCAGCAGCGGCTCGGCTTCGCTCTCCACCTGGGGCGACGTGGTGATCGGTGGCAGCAACGGCCTACTAAACATCGCCTCCGATGGTGAGCTGCTGGTGAACTACGCCAGCGGACGTGCAAACTCGGCTCGTATTCTTATCGGCAACGGAGGCGGCGACACCGGGGCGATCCTCCAAGATGGCGGCACCCTGCACAGCGACGGCTTGATGCGTCTGGGGTTCAACACCGGCACTGCTTCATACACCCTGAATGGCTCCGCGGGATCGGTCAACGTTCGCGCGTTCGAAGCCTACCAAAACGTCGACATCAACTTCAATCTCGACGCCGGCGGTGCCACGCCGATCGTGGTCGATGGAAATACCAGCACCGCGGGTGACACTGCAGCGGGTAATTCGGTGACGCTCAGCAATCCTACGCTAAACATTACCGGCCTTACTAGTTACTCCTCGCTATCCGATATCCTGCTGTTCGAACAAGCCGACGCGTCGGCGTCGCTTTCCGGCAGCTTCAGCAATCTGATTCAAGGCCAGGTGGTTGGTCAAAACTCTGGCGGCAGCTCATTCTACCTCAACCTGTATGGTGGCGATGGCAACGACATCGTCTTGCAGAGCACACTACCGAGCAGTAGCACCGATGGCTTGGTCTGGAACACTAGTGCTGCGAACTTCGATTCAGGCTGGGCTTCGGGCAATGGCAGCTTCGGCGTCGCCAGCTTCCCGGTCGATCCGTTTGCAAACCTCCCAAACCTGTACCTTGGCAACAGTGGTACCGCGACGTTCGACGACACCACCAACACCAACTCTGGCACAACCGTGCAGAACATGTTTATCGGCACCAACCAGGCAGCGGCGATTATTGCAGGACGCAACGGAAACGGCACTTTGACCGTCAACGGTTCACAAGACCTCACCATCGACGACTCTGCCGCCAATGGCGCAACCGGCTTCTTCACGGTTGGCGAGCAAGGCTTCACCGGAACCGTCAACTGGAATAGCACCGGCACGCTCGACGCCCAAGGGAAATTCCGGGTTGGTCGGGATGGGGGAACCGGCGTGTTCAATCAGAGCAATGGTATCGTCCTGGGCGGCACCACTGGCGGCGGCGGAAAGTATCTGGCTATTGGCGACAGCCCCGGCAGCGTAGGTACTTACAATCTTAACGGCGGTGCTCTGTATCCCGATGGCCAAGGGGGCGGCGCGACCCTACGCCAGTTCCGAGTTGGCTACAGTCAGGCAACCGGCACCCTGAAAGTGGGTGACGGCCTCGGCGCCGCCAGCAGTGCATTGTTTGAGAGCGAAGACGATCTCTGGATCGGCGGCAACAATGGCAATGGTACCCTGATCATCGAGTCGGATGGCGAAGTCCACCTCGTCGGCAATAACGCACCGCTGTTTATTGGTTACCTCGGCGGCGAGCCCGGAGCTCAAGGCCTTGGTGTGCAAAATGGTGGTACGCTCATTACTGAAGCAGTTTTCTCGATTGGTCAAGGCGAAGGCTCCGTGGGCGAATACCAGCTCAACGGCGGTTCCGTTCTCGCGGCCAACGATGGCGGCGGCGACGTCCGTATCGGCGGCGGCGGTGGCAACGGAACCCTCCGTGTTTCTGGCACCGCTAGCTTCTCGACGCTAGGCAACTTGTTCATTGCCGAAGCAGGCGGGCAAGGCACCGTAGGGCTCTTGGAACTCACCGGCAGCCAGGCAAGTTTCACCGTGAATCGCTTCGAAAACGCGCCCGGCACCGGCGGCCCTGGCAATGGCAACGACGAAACCATTCGCTGGGTGGCCGACAACAATGGCATTACCCCGATTGTGATCGCTGCTACTTCAGGCACCAACGTGCTGCAATTGCAGGATCCCGTGGAAGTCACCGCAAACACTGGCACCAACGGCAGCGGCGACCTCACCGGCGACGGTATTGCACTCGAGCTTGATCTCTCGGCACTCACTGGCGATCACACCCTTACGCTTATGGACAACCAGAGCGAGGAAGAAGTAATCGGATTCTTCGAACTCGGTGATACGCTGGATCTCTACGAGGAAGGCGAGGCAATTCTCGACACCGGCTTCAACGGCACCGTCACCATCTCGTACCTCGGCGGCACCGGCAACGATGTCATCCTGTCGCTGATCGCTAACAGTGCCTTGTTCGGCGATTACAACGACGATGGCATGGTCGACCTGGCCGACTACACCGTATGGCGCGACAACCTCGGCGCCTCGCTCACCCTGCCTGGCGAAGACCCAAGTCAAACGCCAGGCCAGGTAACGATGGAGGACTACAACGTATGGAAGAGCAACTTTGGCCAAAGCCTCTCGGCTTCGGTTAGTAGTCACAATGTTCCCGAACCGTCAAGTGTCGCTCTCGTCGCGTTCTCACTTTTCGTGGTGGTTGGATTGACGAGTAAGTCTCGCAAGGCTGATCGTGCAGCCTGA
- a CDS encoding DUF1559 domain-containing protein, with the protein MDRRTLRRQSPRFPVVSGFTLVELLVVIAIIGILVALLLPAVQAAREAGRRSSCQNKMRQLAIAIQNFESAYGHFPEIPPAGLEGESFFIQILPFIEGSAVADKYDPNVQARKQLRNVFSQPEPTVLCPSDEPVQVLFAKGFDASNAGTGDTAYDYKGNYGINWGTSRFKQNMPVWNFTTQSNEPGEPGPFEPGKEIGFRRITDGSSNTLALIEMLAAPTGGQSEGVAGIDRRARIWIPGSATYQISTLLLPNSTACGGSGGGRGTGNTVVDPKTGCGKDMGFCIDRPDIGLPCNRGSDSVSDANSYTLAGRSHHPGGIDTARCDASVSFVSDDIDLPVWRALASRAGGEVVAK; encoded by the coding sequence ATGGACCGGCGTACTCTTCGGCGGCAATCCCCGCGTTTTCCCGTCGTCTCGGGTTTTACCCTTGTGGAGCTATTGGTCGTGATTGCGATCATCGGCATCCTCGTTGCTCTGTTGCTGCCAGCCGTGCAGGCCGCGCGCGAAGCAGGGCGTCGCAGCTCCTGTCAGAACAAAATGCGGCAATTGGCAATTGCCATTCAAAACTTCGAGAGCGCCTACGGGCACTTCCCCGAGATCCCCCCCGCCGGTTTGGAAGGCGAGTCGTTCTTTATCCAGATCCTGCCGTTCATCGAGGGTTCGGCCGTTGCAGATAAGTACGACCCCAACGTGCAAGCCCGCAAGCAGTTGCGAAACGTGTTCAGCCAACCAGAACCTACGGTGCTCTGCCCGTCGGACGAGCCTGTGCAAGTGCTGTTTGCCAAAGGCTTCGATGCGTCGAACGCTGGCACCGGTGATACCGCGTACGACTACAAAGGCAACTATGGCATCAACTGGGGAACCAGCCGCTTTAAACAAAACATGCCGGTTTGGAACTTCACGACCCAAAGCAACGAACCTGGCGAACCGGGCCCCTTTGAGCCTGGCAAAGAGATTGGCTTCCGTCGCATCACCGACGGCTCCAGCAACACGCTGGCCCTGATCGAAATGCTGGCCGCACCGACTGGCGGACAAAGTGAAGGAGTCGCCGGCATCGACCGCCGCGCCCGCATTTGGATTCCCGGATCGGCAACCTACCAGATTTCGACCTTGCTGTTGCCCAATAGCACTGCCTGCGGAGGTAGCGGTGGTGGTCGTGGAACCGGCAACACCGTGGTCGATCCGAAAACCGGCTGCGGCAAAGACATGGGCTTCTGCATCGACCGCCCCGACATTGGATTGCCTTGCAATCGTGGGAGCGACAGCGTTTCCGACGCAAATAGTTACACCCTCGCTGGGCGTAGCCACCACCCTGGCGGAATCGATACCGCCCGCTGCGACGCTTCGGTGAGTTTCGTGAGCGACGATATCGACCTACCCGTCTGGCGGGCACTTGCAAGTCGCGCGGGTGGCGAAGTGGTTGCGAAGTAA